A stretch of Microtus pennsylvanicus isolate mMicPen1 chromosome 5, mMicPen1.hap1, whole genome shotgun sequence DNA encodes these proteins:
- the LOC142851283 gene encoding olfactory receptor 52D1-like, with amino-acid sequence MVMKSLKQLSLERDRARWKQKMELDSALLSLNQTVSGPGPFILLGVPGLEGLHAWIAVPVCLLYLASLVGNILLLGLVAVDKTLQAPMYQLLGLLAAADLILATSTVPKALAVLWGLSDEISFAGCLAQLFVAHVAFIAESSVLLAMAVDRYVAICQPLRYGALLSQRVVGMVAVAAVTRGACVMAPPVVLLQRLPYCGHRALPHTYCEHMGVARLACGDTRPNIWYGLATTLLSPALDLGLIGASYALILRAVCRLPSSGARYKTLSTCGAHAGVIVLFYTPALFSFLAHRFGHHTVPGHIHILLANLYVVVPPALNPVVYGVRTKQITQRLRHLLQRARKVGTNMPAVPHTLSV; translated from the exons ATGGTTATGAAGAGTCTAAAGCAGTTGTCCTTGGAAAG GGACAGAGCCAGGTGGAAGCAGAAGATGGAGCTTGATTCTGCACTCCTCAGCCTCAATCAGACAGTTTCTGGGCCCGGGCCCTTTATCCTGCTGGGTGTGCCAGGACTGGAGGGCCTGCATGCCTGGATTGCTGTGCCCGTATGCCTGCTGTACCTGGCATCTTTGGTAGGGAATATACTTCTCCTGGGGCTGGTGGCAGTGGACAAAACCCTCCAGGCTCCCATGTACCAGCTTCTGGGGCTTCTGGCAGCCGCTGACTTGATTCTGGCAACATCCACGGTGCCTAAAGCCCTAGCTGTGCTCTGGGGCTTGTCGGATGAAATCTCCTTTGCCGGCTGTTTAGCTCAGCTCTTTGTTGCTCACGTGGCCTTCATTGCTGAGTCCTCAGTGCTGCTGGCCATGGCAGtggaccgctatgtggccatctgccagCCTCTACGCTATGGGGCTCTGCTGAGCCAGCGTGTGGTGGGCATGGTGGCTGTAGCAGCTGTGACGCGTGGCGCCTGTGTCATGGCACCCCCTGTGGTCCTTCTGCAGAGACTCCCTTACTGTGGGCATCGGGCCTTGCCTCATACATACTGCGAGCACATGGGTGTGGCTCGTCTCGCATGTGGCGACACACGTCCCAACATCTGGTATGGACTGGCTACCACactgctctctccagccctggacctAGGGCTCATAGGTGCTTCCTATGCCCTTATACTCCGTGCTGTCTGTCGCCTGCCATCCTCCGGTGCCCGCTACAAGACCTTGAGTACATGTGGGGCCCATGCTGGTGTCATTGTTCTCTTCTACACACctgctctcttttccttcctggcTCACCGTTTTGGCCACCACACAGTTCCTGGCCACATCCATATTTTATTGGCTAATCTCTACGTGGTAGTTCCTCCAGCACTTAATCCTGTGGTCTATGGAGTGCGCACAAAGCAGATCACTCAGAGACTTAGACATTTGCTTCAAAGGGCGAGAAAGGTGGGCACCAACATGCCAGCTGTGCCACACACTTTATCTGTGTGA